AATTGCGCAAATACAACCATCATATTTCGAACATCAAAACATATCCAACAGCCACATCAGTACCTACCAGCAATCGTCAATCAACCCTTAAAACATGCAAGTTGATCATCACTCATTCAGGATACGGTGATATGCCGCTAGAGTTAACATGAACTCGACCTCTGGACTGTAATACAGTCACCAAGCACAAACAGAGACAAACTGCGAAGTTGTTCTTTAGCAGTAAAGAGCATGCATCAACCTATGAACGGTGCAAGTGTACAGCACACAGAGCTCTTGTGGAATTTGGCACTCAACATGAACATCTAGTAGAAAAAGACATAAATGGAGCAGAAATATCCCTTCATGCTGGGTATGTGACTTGAGTCCATGCTCAGGAACTCAGCAAATACAGTTCAAATTGCAGAAATACGATCATTGCAATTCAGACAGCAAACCATACATATCCAACGGCAGGATCAGGAGCTATCAGCAATCAGCAATTGGCCGTTTCAAACATGCAAGTTAAGCATTCGTTCATTCAGGATGCAGAACTAGAGTTAACATGAGTTCAATGCATGTACTAATACAGTCCAGTAGGCGCAAATGGAGACGAACTAGGAAGTTCTTTTTCAGCATTGAACAGCAAGCATCAACCAGGAAAAGTCCATGTGCTCTTCAGGCCGCATCTGGAATGTCCGTGTCCTCCTCAGGAACACCTCGGAGATACATCACATTGTTGCATCTGCACGACAAGCAGCAAAACAGATAGTTATGGCATCTGGCCATTAACTCGCATATGTGATGTAAGACTAAATAAAAGCTTATCAGTAACCATATGACACTGCCACATCTACAGTACCCTTCTGACTTGTCGAGCTATAGGAGTGCTACAGTTTATATCTTTCATCAAATATCAGAAAATGAGACAATGGGAGTTTTAGTGTGCAAttttaaataaatatatatatatatatatatatatatatatatatatatatatatatactactgatACACAATAGCTGTGGTCAAAGATTGATGAATGAATCACCTTATCAGTATGTCTCCCAAATTCCCAGAGCATTGCCCATCAATGTATTCCTCGGTACCACTTAGCTGCAATTCGTTTCAAGTGTGAGTAACAAAATAGTGTGGTGAAATTGACAAAACACAGGGAGTCTCCTCCATCAGGTAAAATGGGCAGCCACGGACAATGTGAACTTTACCTGCAGATTCATGTAGGAGTCCACTGAAACAAGATATCCTGGGTACAAAAGGAACAATTTATGCATTAGCACAATTGAGGCATGCACAAGAATGAGACATCTGTAAAGGAAACtaataataatgattgtaactaacAAGTGACGAAACGCCATTAAAGTACCTTTGTACTCCATGCCCCATTTCAGCTTGACAATGACCATCTTCCCTGTTAAGTTTTGTAAGAACGGCTTGGGGTTAACTGGCACAGTCTGCAGCAGAGTAAAGAAACATGGGCAATTAACAAATTATATCAAAGGAAATAAGTAATACAGTACAGCACATATAAGGTCATTTTTTACGAAgaaatgtaaaaaaatgttcaatACAGTTAGGGCAATTTTGCTGCTAAGCATAGAAATTGCAGCAATATTTTACTACAGGCATGTAAACCCTACAACTTAAAGAAGCCTAACAAAAGAGAATTccctataaggatgttcttgcgggtacTGCATTAAATCAACACAATGTAAATCAAGGAAGCAAGTAACACTATGCAAATCAAGGAAGCAAGCAGCACTAAGTAGTAACCTTAACAGGAAGGTTCATAAAAAACAAATCAGCAATTCAGACCAATTCAAATACAGCAACCCAGCAATCCCCTCCGCAAAATAATCCTCGATTCATACTTACTCATGAAaactacttcctctgtaaactaatataagagcatttacatcactaaagtagtgatctaaacactcttatattagtttacggaggaagtaGTTCTGAATCAGCTACCACAAGTTGCGGCTAGAGGTAAGACAACACTAGGCTTATACCAACATGATGGTACTCATGCCAAATGCTGAATTCAGCAGAGAAGTATCGGACGCATACAATTCTGTGCTGTGACCAAAAGAACAGTTCAAAATATTATTTTACATTTAGGATTAGTAATAGCACTACCCCAGCCTAATTGCAGCGCTCTGCTTTGGAGCAGCAGATACAGAATTTTCCAACTAGTGATACGACAAATCCAATCCGTGGAAGCTTTGCAGGAGACATTGGCAACAATTTCACTGCCCTTGACGATGTCGCGACCTTCTAGATCCAAAATCTCGACCCATCTAGCCAAAGACCCAGCAATGGTTCGCCAAAACCTAACAAAAACGGACAGACTTTTGATGACAACCCACAATCTCGACGGCAGGACGCTCAGAGCTTCGGGCAGGCCACGTTTGCAGCCACCACACCATGCAGATGAAGCATCACTGGCTCACACCAGAATAATAGCAGATAGGAAGGGGTTACTGGCTGGTGACCTCGGGCGGGAGAGAACCCCTGTTCGAATTCGATCTCCCGTAGCGCTCTCCCAGTGGCTCTCAAGAATCAACGGCCTACCTACTGGACCCATCACACAACCAATACTAGCAAAAAGTCCGCCGCAGGACGCCGCGCCGAGACCGCGCGAGCCTAGCTAGGGTTCTCCGCCTATCTATCTGGTAACTCGCAGCGCGCGGAGAGGTGGGCTATGGGGGCGAGAAGGTACAGAGAGCGCGAAATCGTACCGCCATCGGAGGAGACGAGCCGGTGGCGCGGCCGCCGGTTGGAGgcggagacgaaggcgacggcgacggcgagggggaggaggaggagaggctgcCGTGAGGGGTTCGAACCGCAAGCGAGACTAGGGTTCTATGGGGAAGGGGATTAGCGGTTTATtgatgggctgggctggctgggcccgTACGTCGGTTACAAGCCCAGAAGGCCAGAACTTTTAGATAACAGAAATTGGAGGCTCTTGGTACACGGGCCGCATCGTCTGAAGCTTTTCGCATGTACGGAAAGGTTGTGTGATATACCGATTAAAAAAATGTAACTGATATACTAGTTTGTTTTTATCTCCAGAATATATTTATTTCACTAATTAAATATAATCAGTTTAATAATA
The sequence above is drawn from the Triticum aestivum cultivar Chinese Spring chromosome 7A, IWGSC CS RefSeq v2.1, whole genome shotgun sequence genome and encodes:
- the LOC123149369 gene encoding probable small nuclear ribonucleoprotein F translates to MATVPVNPKPFLQNLTGKMVIVKLKWGMEYKGYLVSVDSYMNLQLSGTEEYIDGQCSGNLGDILIRCNNVMYLRGVPEEDTDIPDAA